GGCTGTAAGTTTGGAAGGTACGCTCAACACCAATGCCTGATGATAGCTTACGCACAGTAAAAGCTGAGTTAATGCCACGATTACGCTTTGCAATCACAACACCTTCAAAAGCCTGTAAACGCTCACGGTTACCTTCTTTTACTTTTACCTGAACGACCACCGTATCACCTGGGCCAAAAGCCGGTAATTCTTTAGTCATTTGCGCCGCTTCAATCGCAGCAATAATTTTGTTTTTACTCATTTTTTAGCTCCTTAATTAGTGCCATCATAGCTGTGGACTATTTGGTTAACCACGCCTAGGCTAGGACTCAAGCACAGAGGACCATGAGCACATACATCTCACGTTCATTCTACTCACTCGTGTGAAGCGCTTGTTTAAATGCCGCTAGCAATGCACTTTCTTCATCAGTCAGTGTTTTGTTAGCCAGCAAATCTGGTCGCTTCAACCAGGTTTGACCAATCGCCTGCTGTAAACGCCAGCGGCGAATCGCTTGATGATTGCCGCCCAACAGTACCTCAGGTACCGGGTAGTCTTGCTCATCCCAGCGAAAAACTTCAGGACGCGTGTATTGCGGGTGATCGAGTAAACCGGCAAAAAACGAATCCTCAGCTGCCGACTGCGCATGCCCTAAAACACCGGGAATGCAGCGCGCGGCGGCATCAATAACCATCATTGCAGGCAGCTCACCGCCTGAAACAACATAATCACCGAGTGAAATTTCTTCATCTACCCAATGATCTATAAATCGCTGGTCAATACCTTCATAACGACCCGCAATCAAAATAACTTCATCAAGGCTAGCCAGCTGTTGCGCTTTGGCCTGATTAAATACCGTGCCCTGCGGTGATAAATAGACCACCTTAGCAGGGGCTGCACTGCGCGCCAACACCTGCGACTGTGCTGCTTGCAGCGCCTTACACAAAGGCTCTAGCAGCATCAGCATACCCGGCCCACCACCGTAAGGACGATCATCCACAGTACGATGTCGATCTTCGGTAAAGCTGCGCGGGTTGACCACAGTCAGCGATAACTGCTGTTGCTTTATCGCGCGCGAACTAATGCCGTGCTCGGTTAAAGCGGTAAACATTTCCGGAAATAAAGA
The sequence above is a segment of the Pseudomonadales bacterium genome. Coding sequences within it:
- the trmD gene encoding tRNA (guanosine(37)-N1)-methyltransferase TrmD produces the protein MTHFTVLSLFPEMFTALTEHGISSRAIKQQQLSLTVVNPRSFTEDRHRTVDDRPYGGGPGMLMLLEPLCKALQAAQSQVLARSAAPAKVVYLSPQGTVFNQAKAQQLASLDEVILIAGRYEGIDQRFIDHWVDEEISLGDYVVSGGELPAMMVIDAAARCIPGVLGHAQSAAEDSFFAGLLDHPQYTRPEVFRWDEQDYPVPEVLLGGNHQAIRRWRLQQAIGQTWLKRPDLLANKTLTDEESALLAAFKQALHTSE
- the rplS gene encoding 50S ribosomal protein L19, with the protein product MSKNKIIAAIEAAQMTKELPAFGPGDTVVVQVKVKEGNRERLQAFEGVVIAKRNRGINSAFTVRKLSSGIGVERTFQTYSPLVDSIEVKRRGDVRRAKLYYLRGLTGKAARIKEKLAKKS